A region from the Panicum hallii strain FIL2 chromosome 1, PHallii_v3.1, whole genome shotgun sequence genome encodes:
- the LOC112892031 gene encoding uncharacterized protein LOC112892031: protein MAAARVLPLLRRRLSATIADSPAPSSRGFSFPPTTSVGLRSLLTVTEASNNASDNNPLDQDQEGSKTDTLPASVPAPEPSFKVRDTSNLKISPRHDLAMIFTCKVCETRSMKMASRDSYENGVVVARCGGCNNLHLIADRLGWFGEPGSIEDFLAAKGEEVKKGSTDTLNFSLDDLVGSQVSSRGSSEQN, encoded by the exons atggccgccgcccgcgtgcTCCCGCTGCTCAGACGCCGCCTCTCCGCCACGATTGCCGACTcgcccgccccctcctcccgAG GATTTTCGTTTCCTCCAACCACATCTGTGGGGCTAAGATCCCTCCTGACAGTTACCGAAGCAAGCAACAATGCGTCCGACAACAATCCTTTGGACCAAGACCAAGAGGGTTCCAAAACCGACACGCTTCCAGCTTCAGTCCCTGCACCGGAGCCCAGCTTCAAGGTCAGAGATACCTCCAACCTGAAGATCTCGCCCAGGCATGACCTTGCCATGATCTTCACATGCAAGGTCTGCGAGACCAGGTCTATGAAGATGGCCAGCCGGGATTCGTACGAGAATGGAGTTGTGGTTGCACGCTGTGGTGGTTGCAACAACCTCCACCTTATAGCAGATAGGCTGGGCTGGTTTGGGGAGCCAGGGAGCATTGAGGACTTCCTAGCAGCAAAAGGAGAGGAGGTGAAGAAAGGTTCAACGGATACTCTAAACTTCTCTCTCGACGACTTGGTTGGGTCTCAGGTCAGTTCCAGGGGGTCTTCTGAACAAAATTAG